Within Kineothrix sp. MB12-C1, the genomic segment GTATCTTTGGGATCGGAGCAAATTGCAGGCGGCGCTCAGGCACTCAGTGAAGGGGCTGCAGAACAGGCGAGCTCGGTGGAAGAACTATCAGTCACGATTTCGGATATCTCGCAGCGCATTGAGGAAAATGCGGAGAATGCGGCGACAGCAGGAAAGTTATCCATAGAGGCAGGTGCCGAAGTTGCTAACAGTAATCGGCATATGGAAGATCTGGTGGCAGCGATGGATGAGATTACGGATTTCTCCAATAAGATCGATGTAATTATCCATACTATTGGGGACATTGCTTCTCAAACTAATCTTCTTTCGTTGAATGCAGCGATTGAAGCGGCTCGTGCAGGTGAAAATGGAAAAGGTTTTTCCGTGGTTGCCAATGAAGTTCGCAACCTTGCTGAAAAGTGTGCGGAAGCGGCACAAAGTACGACCTTGCTAATTGAAAGTACAGTGAATGCGATCGGAAATGGTACAAGACACGCGAATGAGACCGCAAAATCGCTACAGGATGTGATAAAAGAGGTAGATTTGGTAAGTGAAACTGTCCAACAAATTGCCGGAGCATCTGAGGAGCAATCACAGGCCATTTCTCAGGTTGCCGCGGCAATCGAACAAATCTCAGCGGTTGTACAGAATAATTCGGCGACAGCCGAAGAAAGTGCTGCCGCCAGCCAAGAGTTGAGCAGCCAGGCACAAACGTTGAGGAATTTGGTAGGACAGTTCCTGTTACGGGAGGAATAATCCTCCCATCCTTATTTTTTTCTTTTTTTGACACAGTCCGCGAGCAGATATTCGATTTGTCCGTTAATGGATCGGAAATCATCCTCTGCCCAGGCGGCTAATTCATTCCATAGACTGGGAGAGAGTCTGAGAAGCACTTGCTTTTTCGCTTTCTCCTTTTCTTTTACCGCCTTTTCACTTTTTAAAATAGCAGCTTCCATTTCTTGAATTTTCTCGAGCCTTGCTTTAAGGGCTTCTTCTTTTTGCATTAATTTATCTTCCATAATAAATCCTTATTAATAAATAGTGCCCGTATTTACGATGGGTTGAGCATCTCTATTACCACAGAGGATTACGAGTAGGTTGCTCACCATAGCAGCCTTGCGTTCTTCGTCGAGAACCATAATCTCTTCTTCGCTAAGTTGATCGATAGCCATTTTAACCATGCTGACAGCACCTTCTACGATCTTCTGGCGAGCTGCTATAATCGCTACAGCCTGTTGTCTTTGCAGCATTGCAGCGGCAATTTCCTCAGAATAGGATAGGTGAGTAATGCGTACTTCTTTGATTTCGAGTCCCGCTTCTAATACTCGCTCCTGCAATTCACGTTTCATGGAATCCGCAATTTCCTGGCTGCTGCCTCTTAAAGTCTTCTCATCTGCATCGTCTTCCATAGTATCATAAGGATAGAGCCTTGCAATGTTACGGATGGTAGAATCGCATTGAATGGATAGGAAAGACTTGTAATTTTCTACATTGAATACCGCTTTGGTAGGATCAGTAACCTTCCAGATAACGATGGCTCCGATAATAACCGGATTGCCTAGGATATCATTTACCTTCTGTTTGTCATTATTCAAAGTCATCGTCTTCGTGGATATCTGCTTTCTGCGCGGTGCGGCAGCGGATACTTCGGTCGCTCCGGTGGCAATGATGAAATTAGCGGAAGTAGGTGTGCTTGTAGGATTGAGACCTGTAGCAAAAGGATTGGTGAAATAGAAGCCTTCCTTCTTAATAGTACCATAATATTTACCGAATAAAGTCATGACTAATGCTTCATTGGGATTTATGACGTGTAAGCCTGCCAACGAAATGCATAGAGCGAGAAGTAATATCATTCCCAAAATGAATAAAAATCCGCCAAGTATCGGCATCGGCATGGAAAGCAAAATGCATCCGGCAACGATAATAAGTACAGAGAGAGCCAATCCGCATAGTATGGATATAAGGGCAACGGCTCCATTTTTTAGAACAATTTCTTTTTCTTCGATCATGTTAATGCTGTTATTATTCTGCATACTCATAAGAAAATCCTCCAAATTAATTATTATAATGATATCGTTTTGATATCATTATAATAATTGAAAATCGGGAAAATGTCAAGACAAATTAGGATAATGCCACAGCGTGTTGCCGGTCACGGAGTGAACAGTATAAACTATTATGTGCAGATTATTGAGATACGTATTCCGCGCCTCTTGTAGGGAGAACTGTCAAGTCAGATAGCTGGAGCCGTAAGTATTCATATCCATTTTCCTCATATAATTCTAATGTTCCGACGACCTCTACCCAATCATTCTTATTAGGATAATCGCCATCCCACATGATTTCAAATCCCGCATTTCCATCCGTACCACAGCAGCCCGGGCCGTAGCGAATGACATATGCATATGTTTCGCCGGTTTCTTCCCATGTAAACTGATCGAAAATTCCTTCATATTTAATGGTTTTTCCTAAGTAGTCATCCACATTTAAGTAAATATCATTTGTCTGTGCGATGAACATCTTTTCTTTTATTTCGATAGTATCGGAGTTCTTGCTATCGATAGTAAGCGTCCCGTGTGCGGGTGCCGAGCTGCCGGAGTCCGGCTCAGGCTCAGCGGGCGGTGTACTTTCTTTTTCAACGGAAAGGACAGCTTGTGTACCTCCGTTATTGGCAGGTGGAGCCTGGGAAGTTTCTATGCGGCAGCCGGATAAGATGAGTATGCCGGCAATTAAGACTATGATTTGACGTTTTTTCATGAGCTTATCCTCCCCTTGAGTAGATTTATCAGCCAAAAAAGAAGCAAGGCAATAATATTGATAATAACAACGCTGGCTCCTGTAGGTGTTTCATATACATAGGAAGCGACCACACCGATAAAGAAACAAGTGATTGATACGATTGCCGAGCAAATAGTTACGGTCTTAAACCGCTTGCAAATGCGCATGGAAGTGAGTGCAGGAAAGATAATAAGGCTTGAAATAAGCATAGCTCCCATCATTCTCATACCGAGCACAATGGTAATTGCTGTTAGAAAAGCGATTACCATATTATAAAGGCCTGCGTTCGTTCCGGTCGCCTTAGCAAAGGTCTCATCAAAGGTTACTGCAAAGATCTTATTGTAAAAGAGAACGAATAGAATCAATACCATAATGGCCAGAATAATACTTAATTTCACATCATCCTTGCTCATAGCGAGAATGCTGCCGAATAGGTAGTTGCAAACATCGGTATTCATTCCGGTCGTCATGGAGATAACGACTGCACCTATGGCGAGTGAACCTGTTGAGATTAAAGCGATAGCAGCATCGCCTTTGATCTTACTGCTTTCGCTGATCCGCAGAAGCAGGAAGGCGGCTAAGACTACAATCGGTATGGAAACCGTCAGGGGAGCTACATTTAAAGCGGTGGCAATGGCCAATGTTCCGAAGCCTACATGAGATAATCCATCGCCGATCATGGAATACCTCTTAAGTACAAGGCTTACACCGAGCAGGGCAGCGCATAGGGCAACTAACAGTCCTACAATCACAGCACGGACGAGGAATGTATAAGAAAACATTTCAAGTAGTATATTGATCATTTTTGTGTACCTCCCAGAAAATCGACTCCCGCATTAGACTGTATATATTCTTCGGTTGTGCCGAAAAACACCTGTTCATTTTTCAAGTGTAAGATATTCCCGGCGTATTTAACGGCGCTGTGAATGTCATGAGATACCATAATGATGGTTATTCCGAGTTCTTCATTTATTTTTGCAATAAGGGTGTATAGCTCCTGTGTCACAATGGGGTCGAGCCCCGACACAGGCTCATCCAGAAGAAGAATCTTTTGTGTAGCGCAGAGCGCTCTGGCCAGAAGAGTCCGCTGCTGTTGGCCGCCGGATAGCTCCCGGTAGCATTTATTACGTAAGTTCTGTATACCGAGCCGGTTTAAATTTTCTTCGGCAGCCTCTTTATCCTTCTTTGTATAGAAGGGAAGAATACCACGCATACTGAGGCGGCCGGATAAAACCACTTCATATACACTGGCAGGAAAATCCTTCTGGGCAGCGGTCTGTTGGGGTAAATAGCCGATTTCGTTTGCCTTTAATTCCTCGTTCAAAGATAATTCTCCTTTGTAGGGCTGCTTTAATTGCAGCAGCCCCTTAATCAACGTACTTTTGCCGGAACCGTTCTCTCCGACAATACACAAATAATCTCCGCTATTCACCGTGAAATTCAATCCTTCAACGACGATATTGCCATCGTAGGCGAATGCAGCGTTTTGACATGTAATTAGTGCCATCATTGTAATGCCTCCTTCAAAGTATCCACATTGCATGTCATTAATTCCAGATAAGTAATGCCGTTTTCAAAGTCATCCTTTGTAATGTTATGGCAGGAATGTAAGAGAAGTTTTTCTGCGCCTGTGGCTTCAGAAATGGTGTTGGCCATTTTCTCATTGGAAAACTCAATATGAAATACAGCAGGGATATTTTCCTCCTTTACTTTGTCGATAAGGAAGGCAACCGTAGAAGCGCTTGCTTCGGTTTCTGTAGAACAACCGGGAAAAGCCGCAAAATAATCAAGGCCATACGCATCTGCGAAGTAACGGAATGGGAAACGATCGCCAAATACAAGAGTTTTTCGACTGCCTGCCGACACTGCTTCCTTGAATGTATTATCCAGATTTTCCAGCTCTTCAAGATAAGAAGCAGTGTTTTGCTCATATATAGAAGCATTTGCAGGATCCAGTACACAGAGCATATCGGATAAAGACTGTACGATTATCATTGCATTTCGAGGGGAAGTCCAGACGTGTTCGTCATATTCAACTTCGTGCTCGCTATCGTCATGCCCACTGTCGTCGTGCTGTTCAGCGGCTTCTTCATGTTCGCCGTCATCATCATGTTCATGGTCATCGCCATCGCTGTGCTCGCTGTCATCATCATGTTCATGACCATGTTCATCCTCCATGCCTTCGACGATTTCCTCTTCGACGATATCGACAAGATTCATGAGAGATACAATTTCCATATTACTTGTATCCATGGAGCTTAAAATATCGTCGATCCAGGAATCAGATTCACCGCCTACGTAAATGAACATATCACTGTTCTGTATTCTGATGATGTCCTGGGGTGTGGGGTCAAAGGAATGGCTTTCGGCGCCGGGAGGCAGGAGCATGGATAATTCTACGTTGTCCCCTGCGATCTGCCTGATAAAATCATATTGCGGGAAAATAGTGGCAACAACACTAATTTTTTTACTCTCATTTTCACTGATAGTGGCTGTATTGCGGCCGGAACAAGCGGTGAAAAACATTGCTGCCGCCGTAAGGATTGAAATAATTGTTAAAATGCGCTTCATGATATGAACCTCCATATATTCTTAAATTTGCACACAAAAAGAAAGGCAATAGCATATGCCGCAAAAATAGATCAAAAATGGACATAGTTATCCCTTTGCTTGAGAATCATTCGTTACTATTCAATTATCTAATCGGACTTTAAGTGAAACGAGAGTACGGAATGCCATGATATCGATGCTTCGATATACAATGGATATAATGATAAGAAATAAGCTCAATGCCGCTGCCGGGATTAAAACGACCGCAAAAATATTTTTCAGCAGATATCTGGCGCTATCGAGCTGTATACAGACGGCACAGGCATCCTCAGGACCGTTATGGTCATGCACGTGCTCAGTATGTGTAAACAGAAATGCAGCAGAAAAGGAGGTGGCAAACAAAAAAGCAACAAGCAGTAATGTAGCAAGAGCTCTTTTTTTCGTATGATGTTGAAGCATGCCTGACTCCTCCTTTTCAAGATGGTTTTATTGAGATATTGATGTAATTATAGTTCCGGCCTTCCCTTTTATTGCATCACTAACGTGTTCCAGGGATGTAATGAGAGCACTTCCTTTAGGGCATGCGCTCAGATAAGCAATAGCAGCCTCTATTTTGGGGAGCATATTTCCTTCTCCGAATTGATTTTCCTCGATGTATGTTTTTGCTTCCGCAATGGAAAGAGAAGAGATGGCCTGCTGGCGGTCTGTACCGAAATCCTTATAGATACAAGGAACGGTCGTAAGAATAATCAATTGGTCAGCATGCAAGTCTTCCGCAAGCTTTCCTGCGATAGAGTCTTTCTCAATAACTGCAGATGCGCCCTGAAGTGCGTGGTTTTGTTCGATTACGGGAATTCCGCCTCCTCCGCATGCGATTACGGTCTGTCCTGCCTGTGCAAGAAGACGGATGGCTTCGATTTCTACGATATCAATAGGCTTCGGTGCTGCTACTACGCGGCGAAAGCCTTTTCCTTCTTCCCAAGCGACATAATTGCCTTTCTCCAATTCGAGATCGGCATCCTCTTTGGACATATAGCGGCCAATACGTTTCGTAGGCTCATAGAATGCTTCATCATAAGGATCTACAGTGACCTGAGTCAAAATAGTGCTGACAGTCTGTGGAATACCACGGCTTAAAAGCTCAGCGCGCAGAGCATTCTGAATATCGAAGCCCACATATCCCTGGCTCATGGCGGAGCATACGCACATAGGAGCCGGCGTATAGTCTGTGGATACCCGGCGAAGTTCTGTCATCGCCTTATGGATCATGCTGACCTGAGGTCCATTGCTGTGTGTGATGGTGAGCTGATACCCTTCCTCCACCAAGTCAGCGAGTGCTTTTGCCGTTACCTTTACGGCATCCCACTGTTGTAACGTTGTATAACCCAGTGCTTGATGACCGAGAGATACCACAACTTTTTTCTTCATATTAATAACCATACCTTTCTCATAGCATTGTGTGAAAAATTATTTTCTCCCAATACATTTATTTCTATATTTCACTCTTTTTATTTATTGAAAGATAATAAAATTATATCAAAATGCCGGGTATTGGACAACCTTAATTTATAAGAAGAGATTTTATTATATGTATGGAGCGTTCTGCATAATCATCCATCAGGGAATCCTCTGTATCCAGGCGGACAGCAGCATAAGGGTCGGCGGTGGGAGGGAGAAATTCCATAGTTAAGCTTCCGGAGTAGTTAATTTCTTTTAAAGTATCTAGAATCTCTCGGAAATCAGTATTTCCCATTCCGGCAGCCTCTCTCGTATTATCAGCAATATGAAAATGCCAGAGATAAGGAGCGATCACCCTAAGCTTCTGCAGAAAATTTCGTTCTTCAAACCCGGCATGGAAGCAATCCGCCATAAGTCCTACGGTAGGATGGGATAAGTCTTTTACGAAGGAGTGAGCCAATGAAAGATTAGAAAGAAGGCAAGTTTCATAACGATTAATAGCTTCAATAACGAATTTGATATTTCTTTCTTGCGCGTAATCTGCAGCGGAACGTATGCTTTCAAGCGCCCTGCTTAAATCTCTTTCCTCTGTAAAGATTCCGCAAATCGATGTGCATTTTAATCCATATTTCGTAAGAAGGGGGGAAAGTTCCTCGGCGTTAATGCTATCCGGTTCTCCTGCGAGTTCAATACCATCATAGCCGAAACGGGAAAGCCTTTGCAGGCTTTGTATGATCGGTTCATTTCCAAAGATCCATTGAGTTGCGCTAAATGTATAGAATAAAAGCACTCCGTGCAGGATGCGCAGCTCGCAGAAATGAAGATTGCCGTAAACGGCACTGCTCGCGCGCGGAACAAAAGCTGTGCTGCCAAAGTTTTCAACCGTGAGAGTAGGCAAAGCACACTTTTGCTCGGTATCAGAGGCAAAAAGAATAAAAAAACTTAAAATAATGGTTGACAGAGGTAAAATGAGGTGGTATTATTCAAATCATAATAAACCTACTGAATTAGTATGAATTAACAAAAGAATAAAAAATTAAAATTGATTTGAGACTTGTGGCAGGCACAAAGTCTCCGGACGGTGAAAGGAGCGGGTATTAAATGGCGAATATTAAAAACAGCGCAACAGAATTAATCGGAGGGACGCCCTTACTGAATGTGAAGGGGTTCGCTAAGTTCGCAGGAGTAGAGAATGCGACTCTTTTAGCGAAGTTAGAATATCTTAATCCAGCAGGAAGCGTGAAGGATAGAATTGCACTTGCTATGATTGAAGATGCGGAAAAAGCAGGAACTTTAAAGGAAGGTGCAACGATCATTGAGCCTACCTCCGGCAATACAGGAATCGGCCTCGCATCCGTAGCGGCAGCAAGAGGATATAGAGCGATTCTTACACTTCCCGATACGATGAGCGTGGAGAGAAGAAACTTATTAAAAGCATACGGTGCAGAGCTCGTTCTTACAGAAGGCGCAAAAGGAATGAAAGGTGCGATTGCGAAAGCGGAAGAGTTGAGAGATTCTATTCCCGGTTCCATTATTCTCGGACAGTTCGATAATCTGGCGAATCCGGCAGTGCACGAAGCGACAACAGGACCTGAGATTTGGAATGATACGGACGGTCAGGTAGATATTTTCATCGCCGGAGTAGGAACAGGCGGAACCATTACGGGTGCAGGCAAATATTTAAAATCCAAGAAGGCTGATATACAGATTATTGCGGTAGAGCCGGAAGCATCTCCGGTACTTTCCGGAGGTAACCCTGGTCCTCATAAGATTCAAGGTATCGGAGCAGGATTCGTCCCATCTATATTAAATACAGAAATCTATGACGAAGTAATTCAGGTGAAAAATGAAGACTCTTTTGCGGCAGGCAAGGCAATCGCATTAAAAGAAGGAATCCTTGTAGGAATCTCTTCCGGTGCGGTACTTCACGCAGCGGCTCAGGTAGCAAAGAGACCGGAAAATGCTGGAAAGAATATCGTGGTATTGCTTCCGGACTCCGGAGACCGTTACCTTTCCACACCGTTATTTACGGAAGAATGAAGGAAAGTTTCCTTTGCAAGATTGTGCAAGGAACGTTAAAAAATAAAGAACCGGAAGAGTACGCACATTGAAAAAAAAGACAGCTTATGGTATGATACGGTCTGTACTATTATATTTTGGATAGATGGGAGCAATTATGGAGACTATCATACGGGTAAAAGATGTTGGTAAGACATTTGTCGGTAAAGATAATACGGTAGAAGCGCTGAAGGGTATCAATCTCGATATCAATAAAGGCGATATTTACGGAATTATCGGCATGAGCGGTGCGGGAAAAAGTACTTTAGTACGTTGTCTTAATTTTTTGGAGAAACCGACCACCGGTACGGTTATGATAGAAGATAAGGATTTGGCGTCCTTGTCGGAAAAGGATCTCCGTAAAGAGCGCACGCAGATATCTATGATTTTTCAGCATTTTAATTTGCTGATGCAAAGGACTGTGCTCGATAATATCTGCTTTCCTCTGGAAATTACAGGAAAAAAGAAAAAGGAAGCGAGAGAACGTGCGAAGGAATTGCTTGAGATTGTAGGACTTTCCCAGAAGGAAAAGGCTTACCCGGCTCAGTTATCCGGTGGTCAGAAGCAAAGAGTGGCGATTGCCAGAGCTCTTGCGACCAATCCGAAGATTCTTCTTTGCGATGAAGCGACCAGTGCTCTCGACCCGACGACGACGAAAGCGATTCTCGCACTTCTAAAAGATATTAACAAAAAGTATGGTATTACGATTGTCATTATTACCCATGAGATGGCAGTGGTACAGGAAATTTGTACACATGTAGCCATTATCGATGGCGGCGGGCTTGCGGAATCGGGAACGGTGGAGGAAGTATTCACCAGGCCGAAGACGGCAGCGGCCAAGGCGCTTGTATTCCAAAACGGCGGTAAGTACACCGAGATGAACGGCAAGCGTTGTATACGCATTGTATTCAAGGATCAGTCCTCCTTTGAGCCTGTGATTTCCAATATGGTATTGGAATGTAAAGCTCCGGCAAATATATTGCTGGCCGATACGAAAGATATCGGTGGGGTGGCACACGGACAGATGATATTACAGCTTCCAGAGGATGAAATCGTAGCAGGCAAGATGATTCATTATCTGAAGGAAAGAAAACTGGAAGTGGAGGAACTTGATAATTATGTGGGATAATGCAACAGTTATGATGCTTGTGAAAGAAACAGGAATTACCTTATATATGACGCTTACTTCGACCTTATTTGCCTATGTAATAGGACTCCCTATGGGGATATTCCTTGTTGTTACGGCAAAAGACGGACTTAGACCGAATAAACTCGTTTATAAAACTTTAGATATTATAGCTAACGTAGTACGAAGCGTTCCTTTTTTGATCTTGCTTATGCTTCTGATTCCCTTTACCAGATTCGTCGTAGGGAAGAGTTATGGGGCGACAGCGACGATTGTGCCTCTTACTGTGGCAGCAGCTCCATTTATCGCCAGACTGGTGGAATCCTCTTTATTGGAGGTGGATAAAGGAGTAGTCGAAGCAGCTCAAAGTATGGGAGCGAGTACGGCTTATATCGTATGGAAAGTACTCTTGGGGGAAGCGAGAACGTCGTTGATTGCAGGAGCGACTATCGCTCTTGGAACGATTTTAGGATATTCCGCTATGGCAGGAGCTGTCGGCGGCGGCGGTCTTGGTGATGTGGCAATTCGTTATGGATACTATCGTTACCAGGCAGATATTATGATAGTTACTGTTATTTTGCTTGTTATACTTGTTCAGATTCTGCAGTTTATCGGAACGAAACTATCCAGGAAGCTGGATAAGCGAATTAGCGGATAATTGCGGATTCATGATAAAAGTGAGTAGAATACACTCACAATAAGTAGAGTACACTCGTAAGTGGAGCATACTCATAAATGAAATGCAGTCATAAGGAGGAGAAATATTATGAAAAAGAAAGTTTTAGCGGCAGTGCTTGCAACTGTGCTTGCGGTCGGAACATTGACAGCTTGCGGTTCGGGCAGTGAGGCCACACAGGCGGCGGCAGAGCCGGCAACAGAAGAGGCGGTAGCAGAAGAAGCACCGGCTGAGGAAGCAGCAGAAGAAACTTCTGCCGAAGTAGTAGAAAAAGGTGTCATTAAGGTGGCGGCAACGGAAGTTCCTCATTCAGAAATCCTTGAAGCAGTAAAACCGATTTTGGCAGAACAGGGATGGGATCTTCAAGTTACAGTATTCAATGATTATGTACAGCCAAACGAAGTGGTGGAAGCGGGAGATTTCGATGCGAATTATTTCCAGCACACTCCTTATCTTGACAGTTT encodes:
- a CDS encoding SPFH domain-containing protein, translating into MSMQNNNSINMIEEKEIVLKNGAVALISILCGLALSVLIIVAGCILLSMPMPILGGFLFILGMILLLALCISLAGLHVINPNEALVMTLFGKYYGTIKKEGFYFTNPFATGLNPTSTPTSANFIIATGATEVSAAAPRRKQISTKTMTLNNDKQKVNDILGNPVIIGAIVIWKVTDPTKAVFNVENYKSFLSIQCDSTIRNIARLYPYDTMEDDADEKTLRGSSQEIADSMKRELQERVLEAGLEIKEVRITHLSYSEEIAAAMLQRQQAVAIIAARQKIVEGAVSMVKMAIDQLSEEEIMVLDEERKAAMVSNLLVILCGNRDAQPIVNTGTIY
- a CDS encoding Arc family DNA-binding protein, whose amino-acid sequence is MEAAILKSEKAVKEKEKAKKQVLLRLSPSLWNELAAWAEDDFRSINGQIEYLLADCVKKRKK
- a CDS encoding TIGR03943 family putative permease subunit, with protein sequence MKKRQIIVLIAGILILSGCRIETSQAPPANNGGTQAVLSVEKESTPPAEPEPDSGSSAPAHGTLTIDSKNSDTIEIKEKMFIAQTNDIYLNVDDYLGKTIKYEGIFDQFTWEETGETYAYVIRYGPGCCGTDGNAGFEIMWDGDYPNKNDWVEVVGTLELYEENGYEYLRLQLSDLTVLPTRGAEYVSQ
- a CDS encoding methionine ABC transporter ATP-binding protein; the encoded protein is METIIRVKDVGKTFVGKDNTVEALKGINLDINKGDIYGIIGMSGAGKSTLVRCLNFLEKPTTGTVMIEDKDLASLSEKDLRKERTQISMIFQHFNLLMQRTVLDNICFPLEITGKKKKEARERAKELLEIVGLSQKEKAYPAQLSGGQKQRVAIARALATNPKILLCDEATSALDPTTTKAILALLKDINKKYGITIVIITHEMAVVQEICTHVAIIDGGGLAESGTVEEVFTRPKTAAAKALVFQNGGKYTEMNGKRCIRIVFKDQSSFEPVISNMVLECKAPANILLADTKDIGGVAHGQMILQLPEDEIVAGKMIHYLKERKLEVEELDNYVG
- the cysK gene encoding cysteine synthase A; amino-acid sequence: MANIKNSATELIGGTPLLNVKGFAKFAGVENATLLAKLEYLNPAGSVKDRIALAMIEDAEKAGTLKEGATIIEPTSGNTGIGLASVAAARGYRAILTLPDTMSVERRNLLKAYGAELVLTEGAKGMKGAIAKAEELRDSIPGSIILGQFDNLANPAVHEATTGPEIWNDTDGQVDIFIAGVGTGGTITGAGKYLKSKKADIQIIAVEPEASPVLSGGNPGPHKIQGIGAGFVPSILNTEIYDEVIQVKNEDSFAAGKAIALKEGILVGISSGAVLHAAAQVAKRPENAGKNIVVLLPDSGDRYLSTPLFTEE
- a CDS encoding methionine ABC transporter permease; translation: MWDNATVMMLVKETGITLYMTLTSTLFAYVIGLPMGIFLVVTAKDGLRPNKLVYKTLDIIANVVRSVPFLILLMLLIPFTRFVVGKSYGATATIVPLTVAAAPFIARLVESSLLEVDKGVVEAAQSMGASTAYIVWKVLLGEARTSLIAGATIALGTILGYSAMAGAVGGGGLGDVAIRYGYYRYQADIMIVTVILLVILVQILQFIGTKLSRKLDKRISG
- the arcC gene encoding carbamate kinase, whose product is MVINMKKKVVVSLGHQALGYTTLQQWDAVKVTAKALADLVEEGYQLTITHSNGPQVSMIHKAMTELRRVSTDYTPAPMCVCSAMSQGYVGFDIQNALRAELLSRGIPQTVSTILTQVTVDPYDEAFYEPTKRIGRYMSKEDADLELEKGNYVAWEEGKGFRRVVAAPKPIDIVEIEAIRLLAQAGQTVIACGGGGIPVIEQNHALQGASAVIEKDSIAGKLAEDLHADQLIILTTVPCIYKDFGTDRQQAISSLSIAEAKTYIEENQFGEGNMLPKIEAAIAYLSACPKGSALITSLEHVSDAIKGKAGTIITSISQ
- a CDS encoding metal ABC transporter ATP-binding protein — its product is MALITCQNAAFAYDGNIVVEGLNFTVNSGDYLCIVGENGSGKSTLIKGLLQLKQPYKGELSLNEELKANEIGYLPQQTAAQKDFPASVYEVVLSGRLSMRGILPFYTKKDKEAAEENLNRLGIQNLRNKCYRELSGGQQQRTLLARALCATQKILLLDEPVSGLDPIVTQELYTLIAKINEELGITIIMVSHDIHSAVKYAGNILHLKNEQVFFGTTEEYIQSNAGVDFLGGTQK
- a CDS encoding sugar phosphate isomerase/epimerase family protein; this translates as MPTLTVENFGSTAFVPRASSAVYGNLHFCELRILHGVLLFYTFSATQWIFGNEPIIQSLQRLSRFGYDGIELAGEPDSINAEELSPLLTKYGLKCTSICGIFTEERDLSRALESIRSAADYAQERNIKFVIEAINRYETCLLSNLSLAHSFVKDLSHPTVGLMADCFHAGFEERNFLQKLRVIAPYLWHFHIADNTREAAGMGNTDFREILDTLKEINYSGSLTMEFLPPTADPYAAVRLDTEDSLMDDYAERSIHIIKSLLIN
- a CDS encoding metal ABC transporter permease, whose amino-acid sequence is MINILLEMFSYTFLVRAVIVGLLVALCAALLGVSLVLKRYSMIGDGLSHVGFGTLAIATALNVAPLTVSIPIVVLAAFLLLRISESSKIKGDAAIALISTGSLAIGAVVISMTTGMNTDVCNYLFGSILAMSKDDVKLSIILAIMVLILFVLFYNKIFAVTFDETFAKATGTNAGLYNMVIAFLTAITIVLGMRMMGAMLISSLIIFPALTSMRICKRFKTVTICSAIVSITCFFIGVVASYVYETPTGASVVIINIIALLLFWLINLLKGRISS
- a CDS encoding metal ABC transporter substrate-binding protein — translated: MKRILTIISILTAAAMFFTACSGRNTATISENESKKISVVATIFPQYDFIRQIAGDNVELSMLLPPGAESHSFDPTPQDIIRIQNSDMFIYVGGESDSWIDDILSSMDTSNMEIVSLMNLVDIVEEEIVEGMEDEHGHEHDDDSEHSDGDDHEHDDDGEHEEAAEQHDDSGHDDSEHEVEYDEHVWTSPRNAMIIVQSLSDMLCVLDPANASIYEQNTASYLEELENLDNTFKEAVSAGSRKTLVFGDRFPFRYFADAYGLDYFAAFPGCSTETEASASTVAFLIDKVKEENIPAVFHIEFSNEKMANTISEATGAEKLLLHSCHNITKDDFENGITYLELMTCNVDTLKEALQ